The window ATTCGTACCCGTACTTCCTTACCTGGTATGACATTCACCCACACCTCTCAGAGAAGACAAAATTAACAAATCTTCTAGGACAATGCTGCTCTTCCCACTAGCCCCCTTCTTCGTCCTATTTTGCAACGTCGTCGCGACATCCGACCAGCGAGATTTCAACATGATCAAGAATATCACTGATGATCTGCACCAATTCGTCGGGGCAAATCCGTCCATCGATAAACTGTATCggctcttctccaagttTCTGGACTTGTGTGCGCCATTGATACAGATGAAACCTGGACAACCCCGGCCCCAGAGGCCAGCGCCTGCTGTCTCTGCTGCGGTCACACTAGACAACACAAGGACAGACGGAGTTCAGATGGAGCGCGAGGCTGATTTTCTTGGTCCTGCCgctaccaccagcaccaaccaGGCTTGGACACCTCCGGGGTGGGATGATAGTCTGGTGTGGGAGTTGTTTGATAACCAGCCCTCCTTGGGGTGGGCAGAGTCA of the Penicillium psychrofluorescens genome assembly, chromosome: 1 genome contains:
- a CDS encoding uncharacterized protein (ID:PFLUO_000276-T1.cds;~source:funannotate), with the protein product MIVGIVEYSQLKHTLLNVLLDIKVMRDVEKANILSNLVERAHSIHSNLQMFRRRQELEFPGESWNFLRREWLSMDFNYYSVLTTIIRVRSSVLKSRLICEDCLYAARESLTTLRALQETFSGHITSVDSYPYFLTWTMLLFPLAPFFVLFCNVVATSDQRDFNMIKNITDDLHQFVGANPSIDKLYRLFSKFLDLCAPLIQMKPGQPRPQRPAPAVSAAVTLDNTRTDGVQMEREADFLGPAATTSTNQAWTPPGWDDSLVWELFDNQPSLGWAESDLWDVMVQLPA